From the genome of Deinococcus sp. JMULE3, one region includes:
- a CDS encoding aminotransferase class I/II-fold pyridoxal phosphate-dependent enzyme — protein MTSDVQSEALAQARAAYDAVKAKGLKLNMQRGQPADADFDLSNGLLTVLNETDTHMDGLDLRNYPGGVAGLPSARAMFGAYLDLKPENVIVWNNASLELQGYVLTFALLHGPRGGQPWAGQNPKMIVTTPGYDRHFLLLQTLGFDLLTVDMQPDGPDVEAIERLAADPSVKGVLFVPTYSNPGGETISAEKARRLAGVKAAAPDFTIFADDAYRAHHLSPDPAGQDTPVNLVTLSRDAGYPDRTFVFASTSKITFAGAGLGFVGSSEDNIRWLSTFLNAQSIGPNKVEQARHVKFLQAYPGGLEGLMNDHAALIAPKFRAVDEVLRAELGTGGEFATWGSPRGGYFISLDTTAPVASRVVQLADEAGVSLTPAGATYPGGRDPHDRNIRLAPTRPPVEEVYEAMRAVATCVRLATEEYRAQQS, from the coding sequence ATGACGAGTGACGTGCAGAGTGAGGCCCTGGCGCAGGCGCGCGCGGCGTACGACGCGGTGAAGGCGAAGGGTCTGAAGCTGAACATGCAGCGCGGCCAGCCCGCCGACGCGGACTTCGACCTGAGTAACGGCCTGCTGACCGTGCTGAATGAAACGGACACGCACATGGACGGCCTGGACCTGCGTAACTACCCCGGTGGCGTGGCGGGCCTGCCGTCCGCGCGGGCGATGTTCGGCGCGTACCTGGACCTGAAACCCGAGAACGTGATCGTGTGGAACAACGCCAGCCTGGAACTCCAGGGGTACGTGCTGACGTTCGCGCTGCTGCACGGTCCGCGTGGCGGGCAGCCCTGGGCGGGGCAGAACCCGAAGATGATCGTCACGACGCCCGGGTACGACCGGCACTTCCTGCTGCTGCAGACGCTGGGCTTCGACCTGCTGACCGTGGACATGCAGCCTGACGGCCCGGACGTCGAGGCCATCGAGCGACTGGCGGCGGACCCGAGCGTGAAGGGCGTGCTGTTCGTCCCCACGTACTCGAACCCCGGCGGGGAGACCATCAGCGCCGAGAAGGCCCGGCGACTGGCGGGCGTGAAGGCGGCCGCGCCGGACTTCACGATCTTCGCGGACGACGCGTACCGCGCCCACCACCTCTCCCCCGACCCGGCGGGGCAGGACACGCCCGTGAACCTCGTGACGCTGTCGCGCGACGCCGGGTACCCGGACCGGACGTTCGTGTTCGCCAGCACCAGCAAGATCACCTTCGCAGGCGCCGGGCTGGGCTTCGTGGGCAGCAGCGAGGACAACATCCGGTGGCTGTCGACGTTCCTGAACGCGCAGAGCATCGGCCCGAACAAGGTCGAGCAGGCCCGACACGTGAAGTTCCTCCAGGCGTACCCCGGCGGGCTGGAGGGCCTGATGAACGATCACGCGGCGCTGATCGCCCCGAAATTCCGCGCGGTGGACGAGGTGCTGCGCGCGGAACTGGGGACGGGCGGCGAGTTCGCCACCTGGGGCAGTCCGCGCGGCGGGTACTTCATCAGCCTGGACACGACCGCGCCCGTCGCGTCGCGCGTGGTGCAACTGGCGGACGAGGCAGGCGTGAGCCTCACCCCGGCGGGCGCCACGTACCCCGGCGGGCGGGACCCGCATGACCGCAACATCCGCCTCGCGCCGACCCGCCCCCCGGTCGAGGAAGTCTACGAGGCGATGCGCGCCGTCGCGACCTGCGTGCGCCTCGCGACCGAGGAGTACCGCGCGCAGCAGAGCTGA